TGGACGCGAAGGGACTCGACGCGGTCATCCATCTCAGTCAGGTCGACTACCAGATCCCGCAGTTGCTCGGCGAGCGCGTGCTGCAGATCGCCAGCCCCAAGGCGGCGAAGAACGCGAGCGCGCTGGATCAGAAGCCGGTCGGCGCGGGCCCGTTCGTCGTCACGCAGATCGTCCCGGGCACCAAGGCGGTGCTGAAGAAGAACCCCGACTACTGGGACGCGAAGAACATCCACATCGACAACGTCGAACTCACCTCCGCGCCCGACGTCTCCACCGTCGTCTCCGGGCTGCGGACCGGCGTCTACAACTTCGCCGACATCGACCCCAGTCAGGCGGGGGCCGCCAAGAAGGCCGGACTCGACGTCTTCGTGCAGCCGGGCTTCAACGCCTCCAACATCAGCCTGAACGTCAACAAGGCGCCGTTCACCAACGACAAGGTCGTCGACGCCGTCCGGTACGCGATCAACCGCGAGGAGTTCGTCGACAAGCTGACCTTCGGCTACGGCGAGGCCACCGACCAGCCCTTCCCGAAGGGCTACGTCGCCTACGACCCGGCGTCGGCCGACGCCTACCCCTACGACCCGGCGAAGTCCAGGAAGCTGCTCGCCGAGGCCGGTTACCAGGCCGGTGACATCAAGCTCAACCTGGTCATCCCGGCCGAGGACCCGCAGGCGGAGATCGTCCAGTCGCAGCTCGCCAAGGTCGGCATCAAGGTCACCATCAAGATCGACAAAAACTGGGCGACGCCGTTCTTCGCCAAGGACCTGACGTTCTCGCTGTACGGGACGACCGGCCGCGACTCGGCGTTGCAGACGCTCACCGCCCACTTCGGCCCCGACGGTCCGCTCAACCTCAGTTCCCCCTACGAGCCGGCCGGCTTCGAGGCGGCCGCGGCCAAGGTGCGCGAGACGCCGCTGAACTCGCCGGACTACGCCGAGGTGCTGCGCGCGGCGACCCGGGCCGGGCTGGAGAGCAAGGCGCTGGTCTTCACCTACTCCCAGCCCAACCTCATCGCCAAGAGCACTGCCGTCTCCGACCTGCCGAAGAACCCGGCCCACATCGACTGGACCGGCGTGACCATCGGCGGCAACTGACTCCCCGCACAGCCCACCCACGAGAGGAGGCATCATGACGGCGACAGCGTCACCGTCCCCGCCCACCGGCCGTCGTACGGCCGCCGCGGCCCGGGCGCGGC
The DNA window shown above is from Streptomyces sp. NBC_00670 and carries:
- a CDS encoding ABC transporter substrate-binding protein; protein product: MFARLAHLTRRGPGPRPTRRNRVRAAALGTVLVTVATPALSACGGDTAAASGTATLKWASSYFPAHWDPVVGGSGAQFRELALVYASLTRTDEKGNAVPDLAKSWKYNARGDEITFHLRPGLTFSDGEPVNGAAVKAAVERAKKQKNSALFGDLTSITSVDAKGLDAVIHLSQVDYQIPQLLGERVLQIASPKAAKNASALDQKPVGAGPFVVTQIVPGTKAVLKKNPDYWDAKNIHIDNVELTSAPDVSTVVSGLRTGVYNFADIDPSQAGAAKKAGLDVFVQPGFNASNISLNVNKAPFTNDKVVDAVRYAINREEFVDKLTFGYGEATDQPFPKGYVAYDPASADAYPYDPAKSRKLLAEAGYQAGDIKLNLVIPAEDPQAEIVQSQLAKVGIKVTIKIDKNWATPFFAKDLTFSLYGTTGRDSALQTLTAHFGPDGPLNLSSPYEPAGFEAAAAKVRETPLNSPDYAEVLRAATRAGLESKALVFTYSQPNLIAKSTAVSDLPKNPAHIDWTGVTIGGN